The Dunckerocampus dactyliophorus isolate RoL2022-P2 chromosome 13, RoL_Ddac_1.1, whole genome shotgun sequence genome window below encodes:
- the LOC129192693 gene encoding uncharacterized protein LOC129192693 isoform X1 encodes MTANQAGQTQAKDVKLDLTMSQSAKPCSTRRRIHAGPAISTSISQPEPEGDHHLGTANVGHRLRELNTSPLAASPISLPPLSPELWCTCDSSLKPLNMLLCLLVFNFSSSVVHLQPDSVVPAAPQHAAHYLAQTESIGPLTLTATPDYPVAEGQKVIMHCSGPTSANVVWSWQRQQNQLWQDVGIGNNLTLSEPGHSGLYRCNASNKHSDNVSPTHNVYIVSFHATEVKSMEITAFTLSLLALTVNIIILLWLLWERLLNKKSSSNTGPKGFPRPGKEPKGALPQAENDGHEYMNYSSTNLAYTDLDPTSMTSDNTYSILS; translated from the exons ATGACGGCAAATCAAGCGGGGCAAACACAAGCGAAGGACGTGAAGCTTGACCTCACAATGTCTCAAtcagcaaaaccatgcagcaccagacgTCGCATTCATG CTGGTCCAGCAATCTCCACTTCCATCTCACAGCCTGAGCCTGAAGGCGACCACCATTTGGGGACAGCAAATGTTGGACACCGG CTGAGGGAACTTAACACTTCCCCTCTTGCCGCTTCGCCTATCTCACTTCCTCCACTCTCACCTGAGCTTTGGTGCACTTGTGATTCATCCTTGAAGCCTCTCAACATGCTCCTCTGCCTCTTGGTGTTTAACTTCAGTAGCTCAG TTGTTCATTTGCAGCCAGATTCAGTCGTTCCTGCTGCTCCACAGCATGCAGCGCATTATCTTGCTCAAACTG AATCCATTGGCCCACTGACGCTGACAGCCACACCGGACTACCCGGTGGCGGAGGGTCAAAAGGTCATCATGCACTGCAGTGGCCCGACGTCGGCCAACGTGGTTTGGTCATGGCAGAGACAGCAGAACCAGCTGTGGCAGGACGTGGGAATCGGGAACAATCTGACCCTCAGTGAGCCGGGCCATAGCGGGCTGTACCGCTGCAATGCTAGCAACAAACACTCGGACAACGTGAGCCCCACCCACAACGTCTACATCGTCTCTTTTCATGCTACAG aaGTCAAGAGTATGGAAATAACTGCCTTCACTCTCTCGCTGCTGGCCTTGACGGTTAACATCATCATTCTACTCTGGCTACTCTGGGAAAGACTTCTGAACAAGAAAAGCTCCTCCAACACAGGACCTAAAG GTTTCCCAAGACCGGGAAAGGAGCCAAA GGGAGCTTTGCCACAGGCCGAGAATGACGGACATGAGTACATGAATTACTCAAGCACCAACCTTGCCTACACAGATCTGGATCCCACAAGCATGACCAGCGACAACACTTACTCAATTCTGTCATGA
- the ptafr gene encoding platelet-activating factor receptor isoform X2 has product MTEMWLSTTKVSPGLTTKTFTAANGSNFLDSPFRYQLFPVAYGVIFVLGFFTNIYVLFVLRCLREAKAMGEIRIYMTNLTIADLLFVCVLPFWIGYYSREGTWIYKDFLCRLTGSLFFINTYCSILFLCAISVNRYWAVTRPLDAASSDHRRRGIGVCIVIWLVTVSMAVPFLASPGTNQDGNVTRCFEGYQNDNDSSKRGTAATHFAIIGMFFVVFALVVVCNLLIARALVSQSVPQSEFHSGKGLSRKSNMTISSSRRPTGVKRRAVQMLMAVVGVFVVCFLPHHVVQGFWTLAALQIQDGWGHVDWDPETVQLLNDAHQITLLLMGLNCILDPVVYCFATRKFRRFIMAHLKRVAKGESCSHTVTSQISLDSRHQSHKLPGELNQPA; this is encoded by the exons ATG ACAGAAATGTGGCTTTCTACAACAAAAGTCTCGCCAGGACTCACGACGAAGACCTTTACAGCCGCCAATGGTTCAAACTTCCTGGACTCCCCATTCCGTTATCAGCTCTTCCCAGTGGCCTATGGCGTCATCTTCGTCTTGGGCTTCTTCACCAACATCTACGTGCTGTTTGTACTGCGCTGCCTACGAGAAGCAAAGGCAATGGGAGAGATTCGGATCTACATGACCAACTTGACCATTGCTGATCTCCTTTTTGTGTGCGTCCTACCCTTCTGGATTGGGTATTACAGTCGCGAAGGAACTTGGATCTACAAAGACTTCTTGTGTCGACTGACCGGATCGTTGTTCTTCATCAACACCTACTGCTCCATTCTGTTCCTGTGTGCCATCAGCGTTAACCGATACTGGGCGGTCACTCGGCCTCTTGATGCGGCGTCATCAGACCACAGGCGCCGCGGGATCGGCGTGTGCATTGTCATCTGGTTGGTGACCGTCTCCATGGCTGTGCCTTTCCTTGCAAGTCCGGGCACCAACCAGGATGGAAATGTCACTCGCTGTTTTGAGGGATACCAGAACGACAACGATTCGTCCAAAAGAGGCACAGCTGCTACCCATTTCGCAATTATCGGAATGTTTTTTGTCGTTTTTGCACTCGTGGTGGTATGCAACCTCCTTATCGCCCGAGCATTGGTTTCCCAAAGTGTTCCTCAGTCTGAATTCCATTCTGGAAAAGGTCTGTCCAGGAAGTCCAACATGACAATCTCGTCTTCCAGAAGACCCACAGGCGTCAAACGGAGGGCTGTGCAAATGCTAATGGCTGTGGTcggtgtgtttgttgtgtgcttCCTGCCTCATCATGTAGTCCAAGGATTCTGGACGCTAGCAGCACTGCAGATCCAAGATGGATGGGGCCATGTGGATTGGGATCCCGAGACCGTGCAGTTGCTCAATGATGCCCATCAGATCACCTTGCTTCTCATGGGCCTCAACTGCATTCTGGATCCCGTAGTGTACTGCTTCGCCACCAGGAAGTTCCGAAGGTTCATAATGGCTCACCTGAAGAGGGTGGCAAAGGGCGAAAGCTGCTCCCACACGGTCACCTCACAGATCTCCTTGGACAGTAGGCACCAGAGCCACAAACTCCCGGGCGAGCTCAATCAGCCTGCATAA
- the LOC129192693 gene encoding uncharacterized protein LOC129192693 isoform X2, protein MQHQTSHSCFLVSWPKVRMFWIPAGPAISTSISQPEPEGDHHLGTANVGHRLRELNTSPLAASPISLPPLSPELWCTCDSSLKPLNMLLCLLVFNFSSSVVHLQPDSVVPAAPQHAAHYLAQTESIGPLTLTATPDYPVAEGQKVIMHCSGPTSANVVWSWQRQQNQLWQDVGIGNNLTLSEPGHSGLYRCNASNKHSDNVSPTHNVYIVSFHATEVKSMEITAFTLSLLALTVNIIILLWLLWERLLNKKSSSNTGPKGFPRPGKEPKGALPQAENDGHEYMNYSSTNLAYTDLDPTSMTSDNTYSILS, encoded by the exons atgcagcaccagacgTCGCATTCATG CTTTTTAGTCAGTTGGCCTAAGGTGAGAATGTTCTGGATTCCAGCTGGTCCAGCAATCTCCACTTCCATCTCACAGCCTGAGCCTGAAGGCGACCACCATTTGGGGACAGCAAATGTTGGACACCGG CTGAGGGAACTTAACACTTCCCCTCTTGCCGCTTCGCCTATCTCACTTCCTCCACTCTCACCTGAGCTTTGGTGCACTTGTGATTCATCCTTGAAGCCTCTCAACATGCTCCTCTGCCTCTTGGTGTTTAACTTCAGTAGCTCAG TTGTTCATTTGCAGCCAGATTCAGTCGTTCCTGCTGCTCCACAGCATGCAGCGCATTATCTTGCTCAAACTG AATCCATTGGCCCACTGACGCTGACAGCCACACCGGACTACCCGGTGGCGGAGGGTCAAAAGGTCATCATGCACTGCAGTGGCCCGACGTCGGCCAACGTGGTTTGGTCATGGCAGAGACAGCAGAACCAGCTGTGGCAGGACGTGGGAATCGGGAACAATCTGACCCTCAGTGAGCCGGGCCATAGCGGGCTGTACCGCTGCAATGCTAGCAACAAACACTCGGACAACGTGAGCCCCACCCACAACGTCTACATCGTCTCTTTTCATGCTACAG aaGTCAAGAGTATGGAAATAACTGCCTTCACTCTCTCGCTGCTGGCCTTGACGGTTAACATCATCATTCTACTCTGGCTACTCTGGGAAAGACTTCTGAACAAGAAAAGCTCCTCCAACACAGGACCTAAAG GTTTCCCAAGACCGGGAAAGGAGCCAAA GGGAGCTTTGCCACAGGCCGAGAATGACGGACATGAGTACATGAATTACTCAAGCACCAACCTTGCCTACACAGATCTGGATCCCACAAGCATGACCAGCGACAACACTTACTCAATTCTGTCATGA
- the ptafr gene encoding platelet-activating factor receptor isoform X1 → MYPFTRVSVMIGQKEIYASTKEPRNLSPKAVVMKEKTEMWLSTTKVSPGLTTKTFTAANGSNFLDSPFRYQLFPVAYGVIFVLGFFTNIYVLFVLRCLREAKAMGEIRIYMTNLTIADLLFVCVLPFWIGYYSREGTWIYKDFLCRLTGSLFFINTYCSILFLCAISVNRYWAVTRPLDAASSDHRRRGIGVCIVIWLVTVSMAVPFLASPGTNQDGNVTRCFEGYQNDNDSSKRGTAATHFAIIGMFFVVFALVVVCNLLIARALVSQSVPQSEFHSGKGLSRKSNMTISSSRRPTGVKRRAVQMLMAVVGVFVVCFLPHHVVQGFWTLAALQIQDGWGHVDWDPETVQLLNDAHQITLLLMGLNCILDPVVYCFATRKFRRFIMAHLKRVAKGESCSHTVTSQISLDSRHQSHKLPGELNQPA, encoded by the exons atGTACCCTTTCACAAGAGTATCAGTAATGATAGGGCAAAAGGAAATCTACGCTTCGACAAAAGAACCAAGGAACTTATCGCCAAAAGCGGTAGTCATGAAAGAAAAG ACAGAAATGTGGCTTTCTACAACAAAAGTCTCGCCAGGACTCACGACGAAGACCTTTACAGCCGCCAATGGTTCAAACTTCCTGGACTCCCCATTCCGTTATCAGCTCTTCCCAGTGGCCTATGGCGTCATCTTCGTCTTGGGCTTCTTCACCAACATCTACGTGCTGTTTGTACTGCGCTGCCTACGAGAAGCAAAGGCAATGGGAGAGATTCGGATCTACATGACCAACTTGACCATTGCTGATCTCCTTTTTGTGTGCGTCCTACCCTTCTGGATTGGGTATTACAGTCGCGAAGGAACTTGGATCTACAAAGACTTCTTGTGTCGACTGACCGGATCGTTGTTCTTCATCAACACCTACTGCTCCATTCTGTTCCTGTGTGCCATCAGCGTTAACCGATACTGGGCGGTCACTCGGCCTCTTGATGCGGCGTCATCAGACCACAGGCGCCGCGGGATCGGCGTGTGCATTGTCATCTGGTTGGTGACCGTCTCCATGGCTGTGCCTTTCCTTGCAAGTCCGGGCACCAACCAGGATGGAAATGTCACTCGCTGTTTTGAGGGATACCAGAACGACAACGATTCGTCCAAAAGAGGCACAGCTGCTACCCATTTCGCAATTATCGGAATGTTTTTTGTCGTTTTTGCACTCGTGGTGGTATGCAACCTCCTTATCGCCCGAGCATTGGTTTCCCAAAGTGTTCCTCAGTCTGAATTCCATTCTGGAAAAGGTCTGTCCAGGAAGTCCAACATGACAATCTCGTCTTCCAGAAGACCCACAGGCGTCAAACGGAGGGCTGTGCAAATGCTAATGGCTGTGGTcggtgtgtttgttgtgtgcttCCTGCCTCATCATGTAGTCCAAGGATTCTGGACGCTAGCAGCACTGCAGATCCAAGATGGATGGGGCCATGTGGATTGGGATCCCGAGACCGTGCAGTTGCTCAATGATGCCCATCAGATCACCTTGCTTCTCATGGGCCTCAACTGCATTCTGGATCCCGTAGTGTACTGCTTCGCCACCAGGAAGTTCCGAAGGTTCATAATGGCTCACCTGAAGAGGGTGGCAAAGGGCGAAAGCTGCTCCCACACGGTCACCTCACAGATCTCCTTGGACAGTAGGCACCAGAGCCACAAACTCCCGGGCGAGCTCAATCAGCCTGCATAA